AGCTCCCCAATGTGCAATACAAACACACTCCTTCAACAATGTCCATTCCTGAGGTTGAACAAATTGTAACACCACAAGGAACCATAGACCTAGTGACTATTGCTCAAGGCCTTCATTGGTTCAACCTCCCAAATTTCTATGAACAAGTTAAATATGTACTCAAAAAACCACATGGAGTCATTGCTGCTTGGTGTTATTTTTTGCCAAGAATTAGCAATGAAGTAGATGTTGTCTTTGATCAATTCTATTATACTGATTCAAAGCCTTATTGGGATTCAGCGCGTAAATTGGTCGAGGAAAATTATAGAAGCATTGATTTCCCATTTGAGGTTGTGGATGGAGTTGATCATACCGGACCATTTGAGTTTGTTACAGAAACATTGATGAGTTTTGATGGTTTGTTAACTTATGTAAGATCATGGTCAGCTTATCAGACAGCAAAGGAAAAAGGTGTTGAGCTTCTTAGTGAGGATGTTGTTGAGAAATTTAAGGTTGCTTGGGGTGAAGATCATGGCTACAAAACTGCCAAGTTTCCAATTTATCTGAGAATTGGAAGAGTtcatattattgactagatacattagatttttaataaatctaaaagtaaagtttctcttatattaaagaccGGCGGAGTATTTTGAAGGTGCAACATCAAAATAATAACGGAACAATTAGGCTCTAGTGCTGCATTTGTTCTGTTGTTCATGTTTATTTATACTAGTTAGAAATAAAATCTCATGATTGTTTGCTTATATGATTTTCAGCTAATAGAATCTTGTGATGAACgctattagtaaaaatattcGAGTATGGATCTTATATCTTAGTATTATGATTCTCTCTACCTCTAAACCATGAATTTctataaatgaataataaaacGACTTTTTCCTTCACCAATAGGTTTATAACTTAACGAATTTTTGGATTTGAATAGATTTATGTATGTTTGCTCGACTTTAACCAATTTTCCTCATTCGCTAGTTTTTCCTTCCAGCGGGTTTCTTCGAGGAGGGTGTCCTCGGAGTTAacttaaacagtttagggaactgcctaagcgccta
This genomic interval from Trifolium pratense cultivar HEN17-A07 linkage group LG6, ARS_RC_1.1, whole genome shotgun sequence contains the following:
- the LOC123890539 gene encoding putative methyltransferase DDB_G0268948, with amino-acid sequence MAELFVKQGKEYADARPSYPPQLFQFIASKTPSHNLVWDVATGSGQAAKSLAALYKNVIATDVSEKQLEFATKLPNVQYKHTPSTMSIPEVEQIVTPQGTIDLVTIAQGLHWFNLPNFYEQVKYVLKKPHGVIAAWCYFLPRISNEVDVVFDQFYYTDSKPYWDSARKLVEENYRSIDFPFEVVDGVDHTGPFEFVTETLMSFDGLLTYVRSWSAYQTAKEKGVELLSEDVVEKFKVAWGEDHGYKTAKFPIYLRIGRVHIID